The sequence below is a genomic window from Brettanomyces bruxellensis chromosome 9, complete sequence.
ACTCTCTCTACCAACCGCTACAAGTAATTATCATATGAAATAATCCAGAAGACATCTCTCCTTTCAAACACTAATGCATGAGCTAATTACGTGGAATATATCCCTGATGAGCAGATGGAACCTGGGATTGAGATCTTGGCAGCATCTGAGATGGAGAGGACGCATTTCTTGCCCCAACATTTTCTCTAAGGGCAGTAAGCTGCTTTGTTCTGAAGGTTTCATAGTGCTGTAAAGCTGTAGTCTCAATCAAATCGTACAAGTGCGTTCTGGTCAAAAAGTCTCGCAAATAAACAAACTCACATTGAGTGAcatcttcaacatttaTAACACCCCATTTCGTTCTTCTGCCACGCACAGCCTCACCTTTGGCGGTCTTTATGACTTCTTCGGAACCAACAACTGCAAATGGAAGCATTGAGCGAATATCCTTGTTGAATTGTGTCTCTTCCGGTGTAAGACGGCTTCCAGTATCATCATTATAAGGATACATTCTAAGCCCGTACTGCTCGAATTGCTCCTGGAGcaccttcttcaaatttgcCCGTTCGTCCAACGTCAAAGTATCGGCCTTGGCTATCACAGGAATGACGTTGACAACCTCGGACAATCTTCTCAAAACCTGGATGTCCAAGTTTGTTAGGCCATAGTAGTTTGGTGCGATGAAATACAAAACACAGTGAACACGTGTGTCCTTAATGAATTTTTCCCTGTCGGCATTCAACTCCCTTCTCAAGTATTGGTTGTGTTGATCCTTGATGTACCTGAGTATTGGATCCCAGCAACGGTTATTGTTGATCTGATCAGCAAAGCCTGGAGTATCAATAATGTTGAGGTGTAAGACGACATTATTCTCAACCAAATCATGTGATGTGACCTTAATTTCGGTCGTACGCTCCACTGGATCGTAGACAGTGTTTCTTCCGCACGATTCGTCGAGATGTGCACTGAATAAAGTATTGACTAAAGTTGATTTGCCGAGTCCAGAAGCTCCGACTAACATGATATTCAGAACAAAGCCTCTTTTAACCAACCGGTTCTCGATCTGAGTTGTAATTGTGTCAAAACCAACATAATTGGTTGGCTGCATTGTGGAATTATCGTCCAAAGAAAGTGGCTGCTGGGCTTGTTGCGAAGACTGCAAAGACGATTGATATTGCTGTGACTGACTATCGGTCATCGTGATTCAATATATGCCTATTCACTTTAAATTCTCTCCCGTTCTCTAGAAATTAATGGGTGCGTAAAAGCAACTGgattacacaataaacCCCTAAAACAAATCAACGCTTGTTATGAATACTGTTCAGCTataatgcttttttgtttttaattATGTTTGGCTTCTTTTGTTTCCAATGCGAAAAAATGTTAGCATTTGGGACGCGCGagaatttctttttgttaGACGAAAAAGCGACGCACTCGTggaatatttaaaaaaagaagtgaGCTCTATCTTCGACTAAAATTCCCGCGTGTAGTAACTTTTATTTCGATGTGGAAATTTTGGGGCTCATAGGCAGGATAGTTAGCTcatcgacgcgtcgataaAATTCAGAGTTATAGTGGTAAAAATTGATTATAAGTATTCCGAAAAGAATAATTCAAGTGTACTTCTACATTTCTCGACTGTGCTGGGAAAGTTGCATGAGAAGAAAGGgagagcaaaaaaaaaaaattaatagTTCAAACTGGGTAGAGTTGACATATTTAATTATGATGTTGTGTCTGCACATAATCGTACGGAGTATATCGTTTACATAAGGAAATCTGGCTGGAATTGCATTTATAGAAATGTCATATGCACTAAGAAGTGCATTAGGAATAATGAGCATAGGGGAGGCGCTTCTTCCGAAAATTACCCTTCCTTCGATAACTCTTCCTATACCTTCGTTTCTTAATCCTAAACGGACGCAAGAAGATCCACCTacaattgaagaaaagctaAGTGAAATAGCAGAGAATGCTGCTAACAATGGAGCAAAAGTTCCTTTTTTTACGGGTAATGGAATATACCTTGCTGCcccaaaaaagaagagatcacacatgaaaagaagattaagGGTTTATACACCTGGAAGCAAGCACGTGAAGCTCAAAAACGAGTTGAACAGGTGTCCCGCATGTGGACACTACAAGAGAGCACATCATCTTTGCATGAATTGTGTCTCACAAATACAACAATACTGGAAACAGAGAGATGCTAAGCTTAAACCTCCGGCATACAAGGAAGAGTTCGCCAATCCTCTTGATGAGCAGGTACTGTACCCAGGAAAGACAGAGAGGGCATATGACAGGAAGTTAAGATTGAAAGACTATTTGGTGAAAAGGCCAAAAACTCTTCCGGtggaaaaatgaagatacaGAGAGTATGATGGCAATATTTCCTAGTATCATGTAAATAATTTGGGCTTGTTCTTATAATATGGCTTTGGATAAAGAATACTGGGGTCACTAGAAGAATACATATTAAAATATTCTTGTTTAATCGATGTAAGTTTTGgttttatgcttttctatgtttgatttttcatttttcgcCTGGACTTTGTACAGGCTCTagtttgaaatttttttgcacaTTAGCAATTACGTTTTCCGGCAATGCATTACTTCACGTTGGTGCATTTGAGCACAAATTCATCTAACTTATTGTATATGGGCATACCAATAATGTCATCACAGATACATGAAATTAAAAGGATAAAGGTATCACCAGTTAAAGATAATTCGATACTTGCAAAAACCAGGTATCTTCCTTCAAATTTAAGATTACGTGTGGTAGAGCATCCACAGAATATCAAACCTTATGGAAACTTTGTGCTTGCAAATGATGCTCAAAAGCTGGCTGTTTTAAAATCCAAGGGCTCCTTTTTTGGGGGACTATCGGATGACTTAATTATGGAAATCGTTAATCTGTTGGATACTCCTGACTTGGTCCATCTCATGCACACCAGTAGATATTTCTATGGTTTCGTGAGCTTTGACCAGATATGGAGAGATCTATACATAAAACGTTTATTGCAACGGGAACAAGGAAAAAGCATAAGATTTTCAAAGTGGAGAGGTTCCTGGAGAAATTCGGTGTTAGGTATAGATTGTCAAAGCAAAATTAATTGTGATGTTGTATATTCTGATATACTTTATGAGCAATATCAGAACTCCCAAGTGAAATATCAGGATCTTTTTTCGAATTTGATTAAAGAGCAAGAAGTATTGCGCCAACAGAAGCCGCTTGTCATGAAGAATTCTGCCCCTTTAAAATCATATTATAAGGGGAGAATTCCTAGgattgatgaagaaacatTCACCATGGAAGATTACAACACCAACTGGTACAACCACCCCTTTATTCTACAATCTGCTGACAAAAACAGATGGCCTAAATGGACCACCGATTATCTGCAGGACAAATTTTCTGATGTTAAGTTCAGACAGGAGTCTGTAGAATGGCGATTATCTCGGTACATGGATTATGCAAGAAACAACAACGACGAAAAGCCactatatttatttgattgCAATTCAAATGCCACCAGAGAACTTGGAAAGGAATTTTCTCCTCCACCATATGCAAAAGATGATCTTTTAAAAGTTCTCGGAGAAAGTCGGCCAGACCATTTATGGCTTACCGTCGGGCCAACGAGATCTGGATCTGGATTCCATAAAGATCCAAATAGCACATGTGCATGGAATGCAGTTTTACAGGGAGCAAAGCTTTGGATAATGTTTCCACCAGATATGCTTCCGCCGGGAATCCATACAGATGAAAGTGAAAGTGAAGTGACCGCTCCTGTTGATGTTGCTGAATGGGTTCTTTCAGGTTTCTATAACGACGCTGTTAAGATATCAGACCAAGCCTACAATAATCAAGGATTAAGCTGCGTTATTGGAATGACGTTTCCTGGTGATTGCATGTATGTTCCCGCTCAGTGGTGGCATACTGTAATAAACTTCGAAGATACAGTTGCTTTGACTGCGAACTTTGTGCCTATTGTTCGTCTCGAAGAGGTTCTCAAAttctttaaaaataaacaggATCAGGTCAGTGGGTTCCATGCGAAGAAGTTCAGGAAGCATTTGGAGGAGTTTATAGTCCATGAAGGAGACACTTTGGATAAAAATATGCACTCTAAGTTTGAAAAGTTTCTTAATGCCAGCAACATGAAAGATACGGACGAGGACGTAGGGGAGCTCCATACATCGACAATTGACTTACCTGTATTTGAGTTTCTTGTCGAAAAACTACGCCGAACCAAGTATTCTGAGAGGCTTGAAAAGGCACTTGATGCTATCcggaaagaagagaataaGACGAAACCATCCGGTAGATCCCAGCTTTGGGAAAATCTAGctaaagaaaagagcaacGGGTTTAGCTTTAGCTTTAACTTAGGCGTTTCATAACATTAAATTATTTAACGAAAGCTTTTAAGTCTATTATAGCACGTACTTATGTACAAGAGTCAGAATGTAATTGTAAATTCTGATAATCTAATCAAGTTCATACAGAGTTCTCAGGGATGCACTAACAGTCTCATAGGCTCCTAAAAAGACAGCACCTCCTGCACTAATCCACATAGTTCTTGGAACGATTCCACTGAGAAAGATGCTGTACCCTTCATTTTGCACCATTCTGCTTATCATTTTGAAAACAGGAACCCGCTGCTTTTCTAGCATAAGCCTGGTTTTTAAGACATCTAATGGCGTTGTAATGGCAGCTGCTATACCCCCTGCAATAGACCCACAAACGGCATCTTTTCCAGGTGACAAATGCTTTACGTTCGTTTTCTCTGCCCATTCAGCCTTCAATGCCTCATAAAGGGGGAATTCGATAGTCGTAAACGGAATTTCACGCATAATTGTAGTTCCGTAACCCCTATAAAGCCCTTTTAAGATACCTTCACCAGACTTGTTTCCTGCAATGAATTTAAACGATTCCCATGATGTCTTAAATTGCATTGACTGAGTTCTCTGCTTGATCACCTCCACTGGAACTCGAACTGTGCACGCTGCTATTTCACCCATAGACGAGCTGATCATATGGGCCACAGTTAATGCAGTTGATTCCTTCGAAAAATGACTAGGGAGAACTCTGTAAAGATATCTTTTCATGGTGTCATAtgtgatgaaaaataaagatgcCGATGGTGCCGATCCTACTAATGCAGATCCAATACCTTTATACAACCCCCTAAAACCACCATTGTTGAAAAAGCCTCCAGATGCTTGTAGTCTTGTCTTTAAAGTATCGATGGGAAAAAACGTCAAGTCGGTGGCAGTACCTGCACATCCACCACTTACGAGCGATAcgaagaaataatttgatGCCTTGGAGTTCGTTGACATTTAAAATTGGTAGTAACTCAGAAGGTCTTGCTTTATAAAGTTTATATCTGCTATtttctgaaaaaaagcagcatGGACTAGCAGCATGGACTAGTTAAATAATGTTACTTCACATCGAACCTCACTAAATATGGGATCCAATATGCAGCATATTGTAAGTTCTCCGCGATAATATGACAAAtttcagttttttttttgttgttgtctCTCGTATTTCAACCATAAAACGGCTGGATCGATGCCGTTGGCAGATTCCAGGAGCTAAGCGGAAAAtgtttcttcaacatcGACGCGTCCATACGACTACGAATTGTTGAACGTAAAAAAACGTCTTCCGTAGTGCGTAACAGATGCACTCCTCTTTTCAATCCGATATGTCCGTATGCATGGGGAATTTGGTATGCACCGGAGTAACAGGCACAATTTGTCCATAACAGGCAAATTCAGCGTTATCAGGTTTATGTAAGGCGATTGACGTACAAAGCAGTCCTCTAAAGCCtagaatgaagaaagaatattATAGCTGGTATCAGCGATTCAGCAATGTATAAATCTACCCACGATTTCTCTTTGGATATGTGATTGCTTCTGAGAAATAGGTATTACGATGTTAGGATCAATAATAATGTGCAGGACAAGAGATATATGATCTACGCAAATATGTG
It includes:
- the CDC10 gene encoding cell division control protein; this encodes MTDSQSQQYQSSLQSSQQAQQPLSLDDNSTMQPTNYVGFDTITTQIENRLVKRGFVLNIMLVGASGLGKSTLVNTLFSAHLDESCGRNTVYDPVERTTEIKVTSHDLVENNVVLHLNIIDTPGFADQINNNRCWDPILRYIKDQHNQYLRRELNADREKFIKDTRVHCVLYFIAPNYYGLTNLDIQVLRRLSEVVNVIPVIAKADTLTLDERANLKKVLQEQFEQYGLRMYPYNDDTGSRLTPEETQFNKDIRSMLPFAVVGSEEVIKTAKGEAVRGRRTKWGVINVEDVTQCEFVYLRDFLTRTHLYDLIETTALQHYETFRTKQLTALRENVGARNASSPSQMLPRSQSQVPSAHQGYIPRN
- a CDS encoding uncharacterized protein (BUSCO:EOG09263EDC), which gives rise to MSTNSKASNYFFVSLVSGGCAGTATDLTFFPIDTLKTRLQASGGFFNNGGFRGLYKGIGSALVGSAPSASLFFITYDTMKRYLYRVLPSHFSKESTALTVAHMISSSMGEIAACTVRVPVEVIKQRTQSMQFKTSWESFKFIAGNKSGEGILKGLYRGYGTTIMREIPFTTIEFPLYEALKAEWAEKTNVKHLSPGKDAVCGSIAGGIAAAITTPLDVLKTRLMLEKQRVPVFKMISRMVQNEGYSIFLSGIVPRTMWISAGGAVFLGAYETVSASLRTLYELD